CATGGTCGCCCGTGGCGACCTGGGCGTGGAGGTGCCGGCCGAGAGCGTGCCGCAGATCCAGAAGCGCATCATCGGCACCTGCCGCCAGCTGGGCAAACCGGTGGTGGTGGCCACCCAGATGCTCGAATCGATGCGCTTCTCGCCGGCCCCGACCCGCGCCGAGGTCACCGACGTGGCCAACGCCGTGGCCGAAGGCGCGGACGCGGTGATGCTGTCGGCCGAGACCGCTTCGGGCGACTACCCGCTGGAAGCGGTGCAGATGATGAGCAAGATCATCCGCCAGGTGGAAAACGGCCCGGACTACCAGGCCCAGCTCGACGTCGGCCGGCCCAAGGCCGAGGCCACGGTGTCGGATGCCATCAGCTGCGCGATCCGCCGCATCAGCGGTATCTTGCCGGTGGCGGTGCTGGTCAACTACAGCGAGTCGGGGGCCTCGACCCTGCGCGCCGCCCGCGAGCGGCCACGGGCGCCGATCCTCAACCTGACGCCGAACCTGAACACCGCGCGGCGCCTGAGCGTGACCTGGGGCGTGCACTCGGTGGTCAACGACCGCCTGCGCCAGGTCGACGAGGTGGTCTCCACCGCATTGGAAATCGCCCAGGCCCAAGGCATGGCCAGCCGCGGCGACACCCTGCTGATCACCGCCGGTGTGCCTTTCGGCAAGCCGGGCTCGACTAACACCTTGCGGATCGAGACCTTGGTCTGAGATCGCCGGGGGCGCTCTGCGCTCCTTTCGCGACACAAGGCCGCTCCTACAGGGATCGCACCCAGGCATGAATACACGATCCCTGTAGGAGCGGCCTTGTGTCGCGATTGCAGGGCGCAGCCCTGCCCATACACCGATGCAAAAGAACTGCGCAAAACCGAGCCCCAAAGAGGCCCACCGCTCCCCCACTCACCGTATCGACTGCCCATGTACACCAAGAATTTCATCAACCCGTGCCCCGACTGGGCCACGGCCTTGCTCAACGGCTTCAGCCAGGTGCTGCTGCTGCGCAACCCGTTGTGCGGCCTGTGCTGCCTGCTGGCGATCCTGCTGACCGCGCCGAACCTGGTCGGCGGCGCCCTGCTCGGGGCCCTGGCCGGCCTGCTCACCGCCCAGCGCCGCGGCTACGAACGCGCCGACCGCCAGGCCGGGCTGTACTGCTACAACGGCGTGCTCATCGGCCTGCTGATCAGCGCCGTGCTGCCCTGGTCGGCGATCCTGCCGCCGCTGATCATCGCCGCCGGCGGCCTGTCGAGCATGCTCACCCACCAGTGGCGCAAGCGCGGCGGCAAGCTGCTGATCGCCTATACCGCGCCCTTCGTGCTGCTCGGCTGGGCCACCCTGCTGCTGGCCAGCCCCGCGGCCAACGGCCCGGTCGAGGCCGATGTGGCCTATGCCCTGCTGCGCGGGGTCGGGCAGATCTTCCTGCTGGACAAGCCCATGGCCGGCCTGCTGATCGTCATCGGCCTGTACCTCGCCAACCCCTATGCCGCCACCTGGGCCCTGATCGGCTCAGCCATCGGCGGCGGTTTCGCCTTGCTGGCCGGTGAAACCCAGGCTGCCTGGCTGGGCCTGTATGGCTTCAACGCCGCGTTGGCCGCCCTGGCCTTCAGCCGCCAGGGCGAGAAACCCTGGGTGACCTTGCTTGCCATCGCCTGCGCCCTGCTGCTGCAAGCGCTGTTCAACCTGCTGCCGATTGCCGGGCTGACCGCCCCGTTCGTGACCGCCTGTTGGTTGATGCACCTGGGCAGCCACCTGGCCCGGCTCAACCAGCGTCGCGACGCGCCTCGCTTGCACAGCTGAAACCCAACCCCTAGGCTCTGCCCATTCGCACAAGGGAACGAGCCCATGGACAACCCCGCGAGCCTGCGCGAGCGGCTCTACGTCATCGTCTTCCAGACCGACACCACGGCCGGAAGGCGCTTCGACAAGATTCTCCTGCTGATCATCCTGGCCAGCCTGGTCACGGTGATCCTCGACAGCATCGACGACGTGCACCAGAACTATGCCGGGCTGCTGGCCGGCATCGAGTGGGGCTTCACGGCGATCTTCCTCGCCGAGTACCTCACCCGCCTGTACTGCTCGCCCAAGCCGCTGCGCTACGCCTTCAGCTTCTACGGGCTGGTCGACCTGCTGGCGATCGTGCCGGGGATCATCGCCCTGTACTACAGCGACGCCCAGTACCTGCTGATGATCCGCGTGGTGCGCATGCTGCGGATCTTCCGCGTGCTCAAGCTCAGCCCCTACCTCAAGCAGGCCCACTACCTGCTGGCGGCGCTGCAGGGCAGCAAGCAGAAGATCATCGTGTTCCTGGTCA
The window above is part of the Pseudomonas muyukensis genome. Proteins encoded here:
- a CDS encoding ion transporter translates to MDNPASLRERLYVIVFQTDTTAGRRFDKILLLIILASLVTVILDSIDDVHQNYAGLLAGIEWGFTAIFLAEYLTRLYCSPKPLRYAFSFYGLVDLLAIVPGIIALYYSDAQYLLMIRVVRMLRIFRVLKLSPYLKQAHYLLAALQGSKQKIIVFLVSVSTLVTVFGTLMYVIEGPEHGFTSIPKGIYWAIVTLTTVGFGDIVPKTPLGQVLSSLVMITGYSIIAVPTGIFTAELANALRGEQLQHDCPSCAKKHHEHGAAFCSRCGNALFAKL
- a CDS encoding urea transporter, producing the protein MYTKNFINPCPDWATALLNGFSQVLLLRNPLCGLCCLLAILLTAPNLVGGALLGALAGLLTAQRRGYERADRQAGLYCYNGVLIGLLISAVLPWSAILPPLIIAAGGLSSMLTHQWRKRGGKLLIAYTAPFVLLGWATLLLASPAANGPVEADVAYALLRGVGQIFLLDKPMAGLLIVIGLYLANPYAATWALIGSAIGGGFALLAGETQAAWLGLYGFNAALAALAFSRQGEKPWVTLLAIACALLLQALFNLLPIAGLTAPFVTACWLMHLGSHLARLNQRRDAPRLHS